In Polaribacter sp. L3A8, a genomic segment contains:
- a CDS encoding tyrosine-type recombinase/integrase — protein MKHSFFLRNPKAESETLILFSCNFSKESKRLKYSTKLSILPTQWNFKTNLPKNKGKGLSPNRVDVKTKIDKFSSEFQTISSRCDAMGIEFTFDELKNHFDAVFGNVRKRNDFFGVYDLFVEEKVKRKEWSLSTIKRYQNIKNLLLEFEKIKKYKLTFPRINEKFYTEFIDFCYEYRNHYVNTFNRNIGLVKTFLFWSLENEYHYNTKFKKFKKPQRVLTREEAINLDDIKALCYFDCNDEKLNKVKDAFIFQCLTGMRYGEMKKVNKRTVVEDKYVLLKEEKDKSKGERQIPLMSISLEILLKYDYQLPLISNQKQNDYIKEVLEKAGYTHEVEYSRTRGAEQKTFVKRFCDRISTHTARRSFITIMRNKGIPDKTIMSISGHRHLKTFNMYHQVTDNTKIDAVKSVFEDFY, from the coding sequence ATGAAACATTCTTTTTTTCTGAGAAACCCAAAAGCTGAAAGCGAAACATTAATTTTATTTTCTTGTAATTTTAGTAAAGAAAGTAAAAGATTAAAGTATTCAACAAAGTTAAGTATTTTACCAACGCAATGGAATTTTAAAACAAATCTACCCAAAAACAAAGGGAAAGGACTATCTCCTAATCGTGTTGATGTTAAAACAAAGATAGATAAGTTTTCAAGTGAATTTCAAACCATTAGCTCACGATGTGATGCAATGGGAATAGAATTTACTTTTGACGAACTAAAAAATCATTTTGATGCTGTTTTTGGTAATGTTAGAAAGCGAAATGATTTTTTTGGAGTGTATGATTTATTTGTGGAAGAAAAGGTTAAAAGAAAGGAATGGTCTCTTTCTACAATTAAGCGCTATCAAAATATTAAAAACTTACTTCTTGAATTTGAAAAAATAAAAAAGTACAAACTTACTTTTCCAAGAATTAATGAAAAATTTTACACGGAATTTATAGATTTTTGTTATGAATACCGTAACCATTATGTAAACACATTTAATCGTAACATTGGATTAGTAAAAACGTTTTTATTTTGGTCTTTAGAAAACGAATATCATTATAACACTAAATTTAAAAAATTCAAAAAGCCGCAAAGAGTTTTAACCAGAGAAGAAGCCATAAATCTTGATGACATTAAGGCTTTATGTTATTTTGATTGTAATGATGAAAAATTAAATAAAGTAAAAGATGCATTCATTTTTCAATGCTTAACAGGTATGAGATATGGAGAAATGAAAAAAGTTAATAAAAGAACGGTTGTAGAAGATAAGTATGTGCTTTTGAAAGAAGAAAAAGACAAATCAAAAGGGGAACGACAAATTCCTTTAATGTCAATTTCATTAGAAATTCTTCTGAAATATGATTATCAACTTCCGCTTATATCTAATCAAAAACAGAATGATTATATAAAAGAAGTTTTAGAAAAAGCAGGCTATACTCACGAGGTAGAATATTCAAGAACAAGGGGAGCGGAACAAAAAACCTTTGTTAAACGTTTTTGTGATAGAATTTCAACCCATACAGCAAGACGTTCTTTTATAACAATTATGAGAAATAAGGGAATTCCTGATAAAACGATAATGAGTATTAGTGGACATAGACATCTTAAGACTTTTAATATGTATCACCAAGTTACTGATAACACTAAAATTGATGCAGTTAAGTCTGTGTTCGAGGATTTTTATTAA